The Leptospiraceae bacterium nucleotide sequence AATATAAACAACAAAATTACAACGCTCATTATCCCTAAAAGTTTTATATGTAAATACAATATGCCAAATAGTTTTGGATTGAAGGAAAAAAAGTGTTAATAGGAAAACTAACGGCGATATCCACACTCGCTTTACAAAGAACTAGAAGAGAACAAAGAAATGAATTTTACTCTCATCCCTTTTGAAAAAAAATCTAGAATAACTATTGTCTGTAAAACTCCCCCACCAAAAAGATGCGGCTAAAATTAATATCTGAAAGATTTTAGGAAAAGAAAAATACTCGACGTAGACAAGCCAAAATAAGAATAGGAATGCTCAAATAAAACAAAGCTTTACAATAAATTATTGGGTTTATTAATTAAAAATCTTTCGAAGAAGAAAAACAATGCAAATCCCATTGTATAAAGCCAACCCTTCGCTGTAGGCGTCTAAAAAAGTGAATCAAAATAGTTTTTATCGAATCTCCACCAAGCCAAAAGCTATGGAAGAGAATAAGAAAACCCAGTTGTAGAAATAAAAGCATAGTCACTGCTAATTGAATCATTAAAAGTCACTATTTAATTTTCCCTCATTTGCTTTACTGTTCGTAGGAAGTAAATTATAAAGCTAAGCCATAAAAATACCATCAATGTAGAGAACACATGGATAATTTGGAGTATCCACTCATTAGAAAAGAAATCAAAGCAAGAAAGGATAATATTTATGCCACAAAAAAGCAATTTCTCAAAAACTTTGGATCTCTTAGTTGTATCTAGTGAGTAATTTAAAATAAATCCAATAAGCTGGGGCATTAAGCCCAAAATGCTGTAGACTGTGTGCATGTCTAGTATACTCAAAAGGTGTAGGTAATTTTATTTGGATGGCAAACGATAACCGCATACTTATACCTCAGGAAAAGAATTATACAGAACCAAAAGACTGAATTCAAAGCCCAAATCCAAAATTGTTTTTTATCAAAATCTTTCACGTTCACCTCCCCTATCAATAAGTAAGAAAAACTATAAAATTGTAAAAAAATCCAGGATACAGCGGATAATATTAATTAACCTATGATTGCATAGCAACGCTAATCTTCAAAAAACATTCTGACAGACTTTGTATTTATCATTGCATGTTTCACTCTGCAAGTGCTCTCGAAATACTTGGATATAGATTTCTTTTCTCTGCATTATTGGCAACCTTTCTAGCTGCACAATCGGAATGCTCAGTAAAAATCACTAACTTTACACTTTTTTTTTCGACAAGGGCAAGTTCTATCATTTCCATTTCTTTTCTCGAATCACAGAGCCTGCAGGCGGATAACGTAATAGAAATCCTCGAATCGCCAAGTAGTTCTTCTGTGCTAATTCTAGAATCCATACAAAGGATGATTATTACAAGCGGATGATGCTCATAACTCGGTAAAACGTCCTTTACATAAGAAGAAAATTTATTAAACAACTGATTTCTTTATAAACTTTCTCCGGACTAATCTCTACTGTAACATGGGAAAGATTATAGCTTCTCCGAAATGCTTAATAAAAAATTCCAAAGCTAATCATTGATCCACAACAAAAAAAAAAATATCATTTTATAGTAAAAACAAAAACTAAAAATAATATCAAAATAGGAATTGTAAATTTGTTCCGCAAAATTGTGATTAGCTTTTTCGACTTTGATTCCATAGGGTTAATATTTCTCTATAATCGAACTTGAATCTGCTCCAACGCCTTCGATTCGAGAAATAATTTTACCTTCTTGGAGACAAGGGATATTACAGTAGAGTGATTGAAATCATTTCCTGACGTCTTTTTATAAGAAATTCCTAGCAGAACAGAAATTGTTCGCACCGAATCTTCCTTTCCATGAAGCAAATTCCAATTATCCCCTAGTTCCATTTTCTTAGCGTAGGATTTAAGTGCTTCCGGAGAATCTTTTTCAGGGTCAAAACTAACTAAAACCATCTTAGGAGGCTTACCAGTCTTTTGTGCTATTTTTTTTGCGATTAGTTGCATATCAGAAACAATCCTAGGACATACACTCTGGCAAGAAGCATAAAACATACTTACAATCATTGCCTCTCCCTTTGGTCTTTCCAATGAAACATTTTGTTGTCCTGCGTTGTCCACATATCTTCCAAGTCAAACAGAGAGCCTTCCGCAGCAGCACTTGCGGGTAACGCATGGTGTTTGTGATCGTGATGTCCTTCTTTACACGATATCAGAATCGTGAGTAAAATAAATACGATAGTTCTCATACTATCCTCCAATTTTTTTACCACGGATGAACACAGATGAACACGGATAAGATTGAAATATTAAATTCATCAGTGTTCATCCGTGGTATTCTTATAAATCCTTGGCACAGCGAAATCCCAAATACTTTCCAGTACCATCCTTTAATCCGGCTCTGTAGCCAAATCGCATATAAGCCGCATAATTATTAAAATCATTTGCTTTGAGTGCGCCTGCCCCACAAAACAAAGAAGATTCTAAATCCGAATCAGCACACGAGTCACCCGTAACCGAAGCAGAATTAAAATCATAAACCCATTCCCAGATGAGTCCATGCAAATCATATATACCTAACGCATTTTTATATCTTCCGATAGAAGGTAAATGGTCTGGTTTTTTTTCACCATACCAGCGCATAATCTCTTTATCCACAGTCTTACTGTTTCCTCCAATCGGAGGGATAAACGCTGCGTATTCCCATTCATATGCATTAGGTAATCTTTTTCCTTGTGACTCACAGTATCCTTTCGCAGAAAACCAAGAGATGTAGGTAACAGGAGAATCTAGTATAAAATTTTCCTTCTTAGTTTTCCAGTCATCTAAGTATCCTTCATCAGCAAAGATCTGAGGAGTATTTTCTTTTTTCCACTTTGGGTTTTTACTAATAAACTCAGAATAATCTTTTGGTAACAAGGTATTTATCCAAGTAAAAGATTTTACCGGAATTGGTTTAGTCGCAGACTCAGCATCTACTTTGATAAATGGCTTGTAAACACCGGCTGGAACTTTTACCAATTCAGAACTTAGTAGAGGAAATGTTATACCACAGATGTAAAGATATAAACTGATATATACAAAAACCCTAAATCTTTTATCCGTGTTTATCCGTGTGCATCCGTGGTAATCTTTCATTTTTTGTTCTTCTTCACTTCTTCTGCTGACACTTCCAATCCTTTATTTTCCCATTTGCTATAAACATAAGTAAGGACATTTGCAATATCGTCGTCTGAGAGTTCTAGGTGCGGCATAACGTTGTTATACTTCTGACCATTAACAGTGATTTCTCCTGTTAGCCCCTTTAACAAAATACCGATTGCTCTTTCTTTGTTAGCATTGAGATAATCAGACTTCGCAAGAGGCGGAAATACATTTGTACACCCTGTCCTTCTTTCATGTGGCAAGCGGAACAGTTAGTATTAAATACTCTTTCTCCGATTTCAATTTTTTCCGCTTTTGTTTTTGCTTTCGGCGCTTCTACTGATTCCGTTTTCATTCTCTGAATTGCACTTCCTTCCGGCAAATACACAGTATCCTCTTGCTTGCCTGAATAGATGGTTTTATTCTCTTCGCCTTCTACTTTGAGCATTCCGAGAGAACCTTTATTAAACGTTCTAAAGATAGAATGGTCTACTAAAATGAGTGTTGAAGGAACTTCTACTTTAAAATCTACAATAGCAGATCCACCTGCAGGCACAAGAGTTGTTTGCACATTCTTCTGATTAGCCACAGTTCCACCTTCTGTGTAAACACTGTCAAAAATTTCTCCAATGACGTGAAAGGAGGAAAGTAAATTAGGTCCACCATTTCCCACAAACAAACGCACAGTTTCCCCTACTTTTGCTTTGAGTGCTTTATTGTCTGTAAGCGATCCAACCGAACCATTAAACACAACATAATCAGGAGTTTCCGTTAGAGCTTTTTCCATATTAAATCCCTGTAGCCCTGGAGCTCCATGTTTTCCATTTGTATAAAATTCACTTTGCACAATGTAGTATTCTTTATCTACTTTAGGCAAACCTTCTTTTGGCTCTACAAAAATGAGTCCATACATTCCATTTGCAATATGCATTCCCACTGGAGAAGTTGCACAATGGTAAATATAAAGTCCCGCGTTAATCGCTTTAAACGAAAACTTAGAAGATCTTCCTGGAACAGTTAGAGAAGCTCCTGCTCCACCGCCTTGACCGGTTACTGCGTGTAAGTCGATGTTGTGAGGCATTTTGCTACTTGGGTGATTGTGTAAATTAAACTCTACATCATCCCCTTCTCTAATCCGAATAAAAGGACCAGGCACAGTTCCACCAAATGTCCAAAAAGTATATTCTACACCATCTGCCAATCGACCGACCACTTCTTTTGTCTCCAGATTGATGACTACTTTGGCTGGGTTTTTTCGAGTGATTGGGGGAGGAACTTCGGGGGCATACGTAAGCTTAGCCTCTTCCATAACAGGTTCTTTGTTACAGGCAGAAAACCAAACTATTGAAAATATCAATACAATGATAATATGCCCAAATTTTCGTGCAATAGGTTTCATTCATAATTCTCCATTAATAAAACACCTAGCATCTTTCAAATATAATGGAATTGATTTAGATCAAAAGGATATATTTTTTTATCGACTCAAACCTTTATGATAACCTTCTTTATAGAGTTTTAGAGAACAGTTTATAAAAAATTCAAATTTCAATTAATGAATCCCCAGAATATGACCTAGCTTATTTTTTTTAGTTAGCAGATACTGGTGATTTTCCTCAACGGACTCAATTTCAAGAGGCACGCGTCCTGTAATTTCTAAGCCATAACCTTCTAACCCAACTAGCTTACGTGGGTTATTTGTCATTATCCGCATTTTTTCGACACCTATATCTCTTAATATCTGAGCACCAATTCCATAATCACGCAGGTCAGGCGCAAAACCTAACTTCTCGTTAGCCTCAACAGTATCAAATCCAGTATCTTGAATCGCATAAGCTTTTAATTTATTTATCTTTCTAGTAATTTGCATCCAACTTCTCCCATAATTCTATCTCCTTCTATCCCACAAAACTAAAGGCTTAAAGCAAAATCGGACTTTCGTCTCTTTCATAATAAGGTGTTATGAACTAAACGGGGTAAAATTTTTTAGAATGCAAAATTCTAGGAAACAAAACATTATTTTCTAGATGAATATGTGTTTGGAGATCAGCTATATATTCTGCTAAAGTAGAATAACATATTTTCCAAGTTGTGCAGGCATAAGTTGGCGGAGTAAAGTAATTTGTTAGCGCTGTTAATTCTTTAATAAGAATTCCAACTTCTTCGTGCTCTAATTCCATTGCTTGAATTGGGGAACTTATCTGATCTTTGGGAAAATTGGAAGGAGTTCCATTAGCGATAGAGACCATGGCGGGGAAAAGTATATTTTCTTCTTTCATTAGATGAGGCATTAATTCATCTGTCAGAGCTTTGATTAACGCATATAGCTTATTAACCTCTGGATGTCTATCGCCATGGGCTAACACCATTTTGCTGCTATATCGCAAAAGCAATTCCCCTTTTTCGCGTGTATATACATGATGAGTAGATACAATGTAATCAATCAGTTCGACCATCGTCAGATTCTCTGCAAGAGTATCGGGTTCACCCTTTGTGGATAGGCTTTCTAATTCTGAAAGCACCAAATCACTATCAACCGCAGCATTTTGACATGCTTCTTTTAGAGTTTTCTTTCCACCACAGCAAAAATCAATTCCATGCTTGCTAAATAAATGCGCTGTTCTATAATCCTCTGTTACAAATTCTCCAACTTTCTTTTCTTCTAGTATCATTTTTCCTCACTCTCAAAATTCTTTAGAAAGGTTCTCACTAAAAAGGAAATATGTAATTGATATATATCAACTTGTTAAATAGAACTATAGAATTTTATGAATAAAGAAAAACCAAATATTAAAATAAAGATAATTGTTTTCCAAAAAAAATGAGCATTTCTCAAATCCATAAAAAAGTAGGAAATTAAAATGAATTTAAAAAAGCTAATTCCTATGATAAAATCTTTTGATTGCTCAAAAGAATTTCCAGACAGAAAAAAACTTAGATAAATGGAGAGTAACAATAAACCAAATACGATAAACGGAGTTTTTTTTATTTTCAAACTAATCACCTAATTAAATAAAGGACTGGAAATAATACAACCCAGATCAAGTCACACATATGCCAGAAGGATGCTCCTGCTTCTAAATTTTCTAGTGAAATTGTTCTTCGGTATAGAAAAATAAAAGATAAAATTGCAGTGCCCGCAATCACATGAACAAAATGAAATCCAGTGAGCAACCAATAAAAGGAAAAAAAATCACCGGAGTGAATGGTTTGTCCTATGTTTAATTTTTCATTGTATTCGAATCCTTTTAAAAATAGAAAACAAAGTCCAAATAAAATAGCGGCTACTAATGAGTAACCTAATGCCCTTGTTTGATTGTCCTTGTGAAAATTAACAGCCAACGCCATAAAAAATCCACTGGTAATAAGAAAGATCGTATTCCATAAGCCATAATTCAAATGAAGACTGGATTGCATTTTGTAAAACTCTTCCACTGCTTTTCTTTTCTCATGTAATAAAGCTCCGATCCCCATAAAAAAAGTAGCAATCTCTACTAAAATAATGATCCAAATCAAAATACCGCCGGGCTGATAGAAGATGGATTTTTGTTTTTCAATATCACTCATAAAATTCCCTCAATTTTGAATAATTAAACTTTTCTCTGATTGGTTAGCATTTCTTTTACAAGTGGCGCATAACCTTCCTTATCCGATTTTAGTATATGCGATCTTAACCAAACAAAAAGAAACTCAAGTGTTTTCTTTCCTACATTTGATGTGCCTGTCTTTAGTTCTTCTTCTACACTTTCAATTCTATCAATGAACTTTTTATGCTCTTTTTTATGATTTGAAAAATCAGTGTAGGATGCCATTAGCATGAGTTCTTCTTCCATCGTAAAATGAGTATACGTATAGATTTTTAGATTATTGATAACTCTTTTTAATGCTTCTCTTTCAATATTAAATTTCTTTCTAGTAAATTGCATTCCACTTATCCCATAATTCTCTCCCATTCTAATTCCACAAATTAAAAGCTTAAATACCACTACTCAAAAATAAGTTCCACTATTTTACACAAAAGGGGGTTCCCAATTGCCAAGAACACGGTGCCAGTTGTAGATTAGAAAATACTTTTGGCAATTGGTATAGCAAAATCGGATTGCTCCTTATTTATAAAGAGATGTTATGAGCTTAACAGGGTAAATTTTTCATTTATAAACAAAATCTTTGAATGCAATTTATCGTTGTATCGCTATTCACTTATAGAGAGAAGAACTAACATAAAATGCGAGAGTTTTTAAATTATATTCTAATGAACATTTAAACAAATACGAAGAACATTTCTATTACTAGAATTGATGTCCGGGTTTTACGTTCGTATTGGAACCTGATCTGTTTCCAATGCCCCCAATATTTGAACTATCCCGACTGCTTGATCTCCCCCCGCCACCTTTTAAAAATGAAGGTAAATTAAACATTCTTGGAGAAAATGCACTCTCCTCTTTCATAATGTTTGCTCTATGCACTCTCATAATTTGTTCAAAAGTTTCTTTATCTCTCTTTTCTTTTAGTTCTTTTTCATCCAATGTCTCGCAAGAATTCAAAAAAAAGAAAAATGAAGATAACAAACAAAAAGTATTTATTAACGTGATTATTTTCATAATTTCCTCCTACCTTCCTCAAATCTCTTTTGAAGTAAGTTCAATTGTTCCCTTTAATTTTAGTAGTCTATTTCCAATTTTGTTTTCCACAAAATTTGGTTGAGTCAAAGACACAACAACGATAGAGAATTATACTGAATATCCGCATCATATTTTTCATGATTAATAAAATCTTTTCTTTGTCATATCGCCTTTGCCTAAAAGTAAACCGCTAACACTTATATCCTCGTCAATGTCTTCCCAATTAATCCCTTCCCCATCTCCAAGCAGTCTATAATTTTTTCTCTGCTTAATCGTTGCTTTGTTTAATCGAGGAAACCATACCAAATGGATAGATAAACTTCTGCCATCTTTTAACGATACAAACATATTATCTTTATCAAACCATATTTTTTGAGCTAATGCTTCAATCTGTAAAGTATTCATTCCAATTATCCTTTATTTCCTCTAATCTTTTGTGAATGAATAATAAAAAAATCTAAACCCTTTTTCATAAAATACATTAGGCATATATTCAATATTTAATTTGAGAAATTATTCCCTGTCAAGTTTTTATTGTCTTTCTAGCACCTGTCGGCTAATTTGCATTTCACTTCTCTCATTATTCTATCTCATTATAATTCCGCAAATTTAAAGCTTAAAGCAAAACCGGATGCTCCTTATTTATAAAACGGTGTCATGAACTAAATGGGGTAAAATTTTACCGAATAATAACGATTATTCGATCTATTTGCTATTAGCCTTTTTGTTTGCAATTTCATTTTTTTGCAATCTTCCATTTATCATTGTTCATTAACAATTAACCATTACTTATCTGCCTCTGCATCTTTATCATACAAAATAAATTCTTTCTTGACTTGTTCGTAAGTCTTACCCACATCATCTTTTCCATCGAACGCAAACTTGGTATTAGGCGGTAGTTCTTTGAGGGTGATTGTGAAGCCGGGGACAGTTGTCCTATCATTAAGCCCACTCCCCCAAAAATTTGCATTGTAAGAGCCCACTAGCAAAGTTGATAAAGGATTTAATTCGATAATTATTTGATAAACTTTCCTAGGCTTAAAATTTACCTCCATTTGTAATCCTCTATGAATGAATTGCTCAAAGAGCGTGTTTTCTACTGTAAGTCTTCCAACCGGATTATTTACTAAAGCCTTATACTGTGCAAAGTCTTTGTAGGAATCTAGATAAAGAATTACCTGTAACTCTCCTTTTTCGGAAGGAACCGGAAATAAGTATTCAGAACCATGAGCCATAAACAAACAACTTCTTTCTGTATTTATATAATTTTCAAAGATAATTTGTTCTTTTATCTTTGAGCTTACATTATACTGAGCGACATTTTCTTTAAGTGGATTTAATAACTGACCGTTCATTTCAATATAAATGGGTAGCATTTTTACCTTTTTAAGATATGTCCCTAAGTCAATTTCTGACCTACGATAAGGCTCTAAGTTATACTCTAAGTAATCTGTGTCTAATTTAGGGATTTTTAAATAAATAAATGAATGGTTTTTAATCAACCTCTCTTCTATTGTCCGGCTCCTGTTATTACAATTTTCTAAGTTTCGGGCTGACTTAAGCTCTCGGCTAAACTTACCAATTGAATGGCAAGACGTTCCAGCATAGGCAAATAAGCTTTCATTCAATGAAAAAAGTAGTAAAAGAAGAAGTTGAATTTTTGATATCTTCATAATAATTTATCTAAACTCAGATAGGGGACCGCCCTGACTCCAAGTTTCACCACTTATCCCACCCCACATTTGGCCTTCAATAATAGTTTTACCCATTTGAAAAGTTGCAAATGTGAAATATCTTGGTGCCCAATGCAATTGATTAATCCTTGCAAGTCCTTCTTCGGTAAGAAGCTTATCTGAATTTAAAAAACCGTCAACCCCTTCCGTTGACATTCCGTTAATTGCACTAGCGGTTGAACCCGCCGTGCTTAAAAAATCACCAGCTGCTTCCCCTTGCTCCGCTGCTCCTTTTCTTTCTAGTAATCTGCATTCAACTTCTCTCATAATTCTATCTCCTTCTATCCCACAAAGTTAAAGTGTAAAGCAAAAATGGACTTTCGTCTCTTTCATAATAAGGTGTTAAGAACTAAATGGGGTAAAATTTTTTTAACATTATACAATGCATTATGAAATTAGCCGTTACTTAATAACTAAAGAAGGGATCTTTCTTATAATCATTTTTACATGTTTTTCTACAATCTTCTGCCATCAGTGAGTTAAAGACAGTTAGCCGCACTTTGCTTGCCTTTAACTCTATGATTGCATTCGATGGATCTGCCTCTAATAATATTTTATAATTGTTCGCTAATGGATTTGCAGCACAGTAAATAAACATATTGGAAGATGTAGATGAATCAAGTGTGAAGCTTTGAATCGTCTTAGTTATATTTAATACAAAAATAAAACTTGGGTCAAGTGTTGAATTATTATTCGTGGGAGCAGTTGCTTTCGTATAGACAGAGCAACTTGCTGTGCCGGTAGCCGAAATATTAAAGACCTTTTTAGAAAAATCACTCTGACTAAAACTAAAAGGATATATATCAACATCGGTTGCACCCAATTGTCCTGAGACTCCAAAGGATTGAGAGGCTAATGGCAACTTTAAAACAATCGTTGAATCTGTCTGTATAAAACTATCATTGGGTTCTTTCTCCGGAGTTGCCAATGTTTTATATGTAAGAAAGAAATTTTCCGTCGCGCCCGTCGGAGAAATAGCAACGATGTCATTAAAAACTAGGAAGCCAAGAATCTCTCCCTCACCACATCCTTGCAAACATTTATCATAATCCAATTTATTCCAAAAGTACTGACTCTCTTGATGGCATGCGGAAAGAAATAAAAATACAATTATTAATATAAGTCTTGTAATCATAATTATCCTCAATTATTTATTTTAGCGAGGGCATTAATACGCTGGAATAGTTCCCGGTTGATAGTCTCCACTTCTCCCATAATTCTTTTTCCTTCCATCCCACAAATTAAAAGCTTAAATACCACTTCTCGCATATAAGTTCCACTATTTTTCTACAAAGGGGTATTCCCCATTCTCAAAAGCAGAGTATCCAATTTTAATTCAGAATTTACTTTTGAGAATGGGTATAGCAAAATCGGATTGCTCCTCTCTCATAAAAATGTGTTATGAATTAAACGGGGTAAAATTTTTGCCTCAATTCAAAAGCCCGACTATTGTGGAGATATACCTCTGGTATCCAAGAAAAACCTGGCTTTAAAAAATGTCAATAGGATTCAAAATTCAAAAGTAATAATTCGAGATTATTTATGGAGGACGAGCCTTTGGTCGAAAGTAACCGTTCAGATAGGTATGCGTTTCTTTTAATCCTTCCATTGTCTTTCTAGCTGAGTAGGAATAAACAACGGTTAGCTGCAGCTTTCCCCTTTCGTAAAGGGGTTAGTGGATTTTTTTTAAAACAGTCAGGGCAGTTTTGTGGTTTTACGTCAAAACTATTCTCAATAGCCTTAGCCCAAGTTCTTTGTTCGATGAATTCAAGCTTTTCTTTTATTCGGTTTGCATAGATCACATAATAGCGAATCATTTTTCGGTTTGGTTCAGGTAGAAAAAATAACATTCGCGCCATGAATTCATAAACATCAATGGTTTGTTCTACCTAACCCCACACTTTATACTTTTGATGAACAATGACAATTAGCCCCTTCCCTTAAAGGAAGGGGAATTTACAGTATAGATTAGTAAATTTTACAATTAATTCCCCTTCCTTTTAGGGAAGGGGCTACGTATTAATATCCGACAACATCTGAAGATGCGGGGTTAGGTCAAAAAGTTCTTTCAAATGCTGGAAGATAAGCGGGTTTAGTTTTATCGGTTGAACAAATATACAAAGTAGTTTGGCTCCTACTCTATATAGGTCAGAAAACTAAAAAGATGTGCAAATCTACTAAAGCCCCAACGGGGCGAAATATTCTCCGCATGGGTGTCCCCTCAGCCCATGTAATAATTCATGAAAGAATTAATTTAAGAATCCATTTCAAAACCAATAACTACCAGTATCCCTTCCGATAAGCTGTCCTTTACTCACATCCGGTCTAGCTACGCTTATACAGCCGGTCTAGCACCGGTGAGCAAGGGCAATTTAAAGCGGACGTATTCCGGTTCGATAAGCGGAGCTAGACCGAAGATGAGTTATAGTCAACATATACAAAGGATATAGAGTTCATTTTATCTGTGATTAATAAATAAAAAAGCCCTTCTCCTTTGCGGTTTAGTTCCGCAAAGGAGAAGGGCTTACACGTATTAGTCTCTCAACCCCAAGAATATTGGGGTGAGGCGAGGTAATTTTATTTAGTTAAAAGTCCACCATGTGTTACAAAGAATTCCACAAACACTAAGCTGATAATAGCCATGAGTTTGATTAGAATGTTGATAGCAGGACCGGATGTGTCTTTGAACGGATCACCAACAGTATCCCCTACTACAGCAGCTTTGTGTAAGTCAGTTCCTTTTTTACCAGCAGCTTCGATGTATTTCTTTGCATTGTCCCAAGCACCGCCTGAGTTTGCGCTAGAAATTGCAAGAACTACTCCGGAGACTAACGCACCAGCGAGCATTCCTGCCAAGCAATTTACCGAATAGCCAACCAACCAAGAGTGGAGAAAGAATTACAAGGAGTCCCGGAGCTATCATTTCACGAAGCAGCAGTTGTAGAGATGTCTACGCATTTTTTGTAATCAGGTTTACCAGTTCCTTCCATAAGACCAGGAATTTCTTTAAACTGACGACGAACTTCTTCTACCATGTCTTTCGCTGCATCACCGACTGATTTCATTGTGAAAGCAGAGAAGATAAATGGAAGCATAGCACCAAATAATAATCCACCGAATACGAGTGGATCTAGTAGTTCGATATTTCCAATAGTAGAATCTTGTAAACGAGAACGAGTGATAAAGGCAACAAATAAAGCAAGTGAGGTTAATGCAGCAGAGCCGATAGCAAAACCTTTACCGACAGCAGCAGTAGTGTTACCTGCAGCGTCTAACGTATCTGTTCTATCTCTTACTTCTTTTCCTAGACCAGCCATTTCAGAAATTCCACCAGCGTTGTCGGATACTGGTCCGTATGCGTCAATGGTAAGACCGATTGCGATTGTAGAAATCATTCCAAGAGCAGCGATTGCAATTCCATACATACCAGCCATTGTGCTAGAACCAACAATTGTGATTACGAGTAATACAACTGGCAATACAGAACTTTTGTAACCAAGAGCCAAACCGTAGATGATGTTCGTTGCCGCACCTGTATT carries:
- a CDS encoding SCO family protein encodes the protein MERPKGEAMIVSMFYASCQSVCPRIVSDMQLIAKKIAQKTGKPPKMVLVSFDPEKDSPEALKSYAKKMELGDNWNLLHGKEDSVRTISVLLGISYKKTSGNDFNHSTVISLVSKKVKLFLESKALEQIQVRL
- a CDS encoding formylglycine-generating enzyme family protein, with the protein product MKDYHGCTRINTDKRFRVFVYISLYLYICGITFPLLSSELVKVPAGVYKPFIKVDAESATKPIPVKSFTWINTLLPKDYSEFISKNPKWKKENTPQIFADEGYLDDWKTKKENFILDSPVTYISWFSAKGYCESQGKRLPNAYEWEYAAFIPPIGGNSKTVDKEIMRWYGEKKPDHLPSIGRYKNALGIYDLHGLIWEWVYDFNSASVTGDSCADSDLESSLFCGAGALKANDFNNYAAYMRFGYRAGLKDGTGKYLGFRCAKDL
- the ric gene encoding iron-sulfur cluster repair di-iron protein, encoding MILEEKKVGEFVTEDYRTAHLFSKHGIDFCCGGKKTLKEACQNAAVDSDLVLSELESLSTKGEPDTLAENLTMVELIDYIVSTHHVYTREKGELLLRYSSKMVLAHGDRHPEVNKLYALIKALTDELMPHLMKEENILFPAMVSIANGTPSNFPKDQISSPIQAMELEHEEVGILIKELTALTNYFTPPTYACTTWKICYSTLAEYIADLQTHIHLENNVLFPRILHSKKFYPV
- a CDS encoding prokaryotic cytochrome C oxidase subunit IV, encoding MKIKKTPFIVFGLLLLSIYLSFFLSGNSFEQSKDFIIGISFFKFILISYFFMDLRNAHFFWKTIIFILIFGFSLFIKFYSSI
- a CDS encoding cytochrome c oxidase subunit 3; this translates as MSDIEKQKSIFYQPGGILIWIIILVEIATFFMGIGALLHEKRKAVEEFYKMQSSLHLNYGLWNTIFLITSGFFMALAVNFHKDNQTRALGYSLVAAILFGLCFLFLKGFEYNEKLNIGQTIHSGDFFSFYWLLTGFHFVHVIAGTAILSFIFLYRRTISLENLEAGASFWHMCDLIWVVLFPVLYLIR
- a CDS encoding hemerythrin family protein — protein: MGENYGISGMQFTRKKFNIEREALKRVINNLKIYTYTHFTMEEELMLMASYTDFSNHKKEHKKFIDRIESVEEELKTGTSNVGKKTLEFLFVWLRSHILKSDKEGYAPLVKEMLTNQRKV
- a CDS encoding DUF2442 domain-containing protein, producing the protein MNTLQIEALAQKIWFDKDNMFVSLKDGRSLSIHLVWFPRLNKATIKQRKNYRLLGDGEGINWEDIDEDISVSGLLLGKGDMTKKRFY